GGGAAGTGCTTGACCACGGCGCGCACGCCGCCGGCCTGATACCCCCGCACCGCGGCCTCGGCGTATTCGGTGACCTTCTGCGGATCGCCGCTGTACGAGCGGTCTCCGATCGCACCATCGGGATCGCCATCGGTCACATCGGCGTCGGGCGCGAAGTCGATGGTGATTCCCAGCTCCTTCATCTTCTGGGCACGTTCCTGGCTGAGTGCCTGCACCTGCTCCGGCGTCTGGGTAGTGGCCAGCTCCCGGGCAGAGGGCGCCGGGCCGATGAGGTCCTTGAGACGCGATACCCGGCCGCCCTCCTCGTCAACGCTCACCGCAGCCGGGATCGGGCCCGCGGTGACGACATCATGCAGGGAGCCGTCGGTCAGCATCTCCTTCTTGGTCCAGCTGCCGACGAAGATGCCGCCGACGTGGTGGTCACGGACCAGCGCACGGGCGTCGTCGGCGTCCTTGACGCCCACCATGAGCAGCTGCGCCAACCGGTCGCGGGTGCTCAAACAAGCCAGATCGGCGGCGGGTGCGGCCGTTGCCGGAGCCTGCGCCTTCGTCGAGGACGTGCTCTCCTTCGCGGGCTCCGAGGTATTGCCACCGCAGGCGGTAAGCGCCGCGACGACGAGACCGGTCAGTACTGTGCCCGCACGCATTCTCATGAGGCCATGGTGTCATGTGCCGGGTTCGAGCCGGGCCAGCCGGTCTCCGAGATACCTGCGGAACACCTCGTTGTCGGTGATTTCCAAGGCTTTTCGATACGCCTCGGCCGCCTCGCGGTCTCGGTGGAGCCTGGCAAGCAGATCCGCCCGCGCCGCATGTAGTGGGTAGTAGCGGTCAAGGTCGTCGCGCAACGGTTCGATGGCTGCCAGCCCGGCTTCCGCACCGTCGCGTTCGGCGACGGCCACGGCGCGATTCAGGGCCACGACGGTGGTGGGCGTGTAGCGCACCAGCTGGTCATACAGACTGACGATCTGACTCCAGTCGGTCAGCGCCGCCGAGGACGCATCGTCGTGGACGGCATTGATCGCCGCCTGGATCTGATACGGACCTGGAGCGTCCCGGCGCAGGCACCGGCGCACCAGCTCGTGCCCCTCGGCGATCATGGCGCGGTTCCATCGGGTGCGGTCCTGATCGGCAAGCAAGACCAGTGCGCCGTCGGCGTCGGTGCGCGCGGGGCGGCGGGCCTCGGTCAACAGCAGCAGCGCCAGCAGGCCCAACGCTTCGGGTTCGTCGGGCATCAGATCCGCCAGCAGCCGCACCAGCCGGATCGCCTCCACGGATAGGTCCGTGCGCGTCAGCGAGGCACCCGAGGAGGCCGCGTAACCCTCGTTGTAGACGAGGTAGAGCGCAGCCAGCACCGAAGAGAGCCGTTCCGGCAGATCGTGATCCACCGGCACCCGGTAGGGAATGCCCGCCGCGGCGATCTTCTTCTTGGCGCGAGTGATGCGTGCTGCCATGGTCGATTCGGAGACCAGGTACGCGTTGGCGATCTCCGGCGTGGTGAGCCCACCGAGCAAGCGCAGCGTCAGCGAGACCTGCGCCTCCGGCGACAGCGCCGGGTGGCAGCACGTGAAGATGAGTCTCAGACGATCATCTTGCACCGGCCCCACCTCCCGCGGCTCGGGCTGAGGCTCTTCGAAAGCCGTTGCTTCCCGGGAGAGTTCGTCGCGCCGCTGATCGCGGCGCAATTTGTCGATGCCGCGGTTGCGTGCCGTCGTGGTGATCCAGGCACCGGGATTGGGCGGGATGCCGTCCTGCGGCCACTTGGCGATGGCCACCTCGAACGCCTCCTGCACGGCGTCCTCGGCGAGGTCGATGCTGCTGAAATAGCGGATCAACGTCGCCACGGTGCGGCCGTACTCCTCGCGGAAGATGCGACCGATCTCGTCGTGCGCCACGGTTCAATGGTGCCTCTCTGCTGTTGGGTGTCCCGCAGATACCACGAACAAGCGGTGCGGAAATCGACAGCACGCCACAATTGAGCCGTGGCCTACGACGAGGACCTGGTTGAACGCATCCGCGAGGTGATCGCCACGACCAAGGGCGTCACCGAGAAACGGATGTTCGGCGGACTGGCCTTTCTGGTGCATGGGCATATGACGGTTGCCGCGAGACGCGGCAGTGGGCTGCTGGCACGCTGCGATCCTCAGGACACCGAAGCGCTGGTCACCAAGACGCACGTGAGCCGGATGGTGATGGGCGGCCGCGAGATGGACGGATGGCTGAGCATCGACGCCGAGGGGTTGCGCACCAAGCGCCAGCTGGAGCCCTGGGTGAAACGCGCGTTGGCCTACGCCGCTTCTCTGCCACCCAAGTAGCCCGCGCCGGATGCGCTACCCGCCGCGCACCGCCATCAGCTTTTGCATATCGGCCAGGCCCTGCTCTTGCGCCTGCCCCAGGAAGGTCGGTAGCGGTGCTTGCACCTCCGGCAACACCTCGTTGTCGATGAGAGCTTGCAGCTCGGTTTCCTTGCCGCCTCGTCCGGCCTGATTCTCGATCTCCTGCTGGCCGGAAGGCGTTGAATAGTCGTAGAATTCGCGATCCGAGGGCCGCGCGGTGTCGATCTGCATACCGCCGGGCTTCCAGTACGAATAGTTGGCCAGCTTGGCTTCGGCGGTACGCACCGCGACGATGTGACTCGGTGCCGAGGTGGGGATCTCGGTGGGTGCGTTCTCGCCCATCACCGCGCGGGTTCGCGGATCCTTGAGAAAGGTGACCATCTCCTCCACCGACATGTCGTCGGTGACGTGCGCAATCCACTTGCGTCCCGCCGCATTGTTTTCGGCGATGTCGGCGATATCGGCGCGCGCGGACAGGTATGAGAAACGTGGATCCGAACGCCACCCGTTTCCGCCGGATCCGATGGTCAGCAGCAAGGGTGCGAGGTCGACACTGGAGGTGAGCTGAGTGCGCGTCTCGCCCGGCTTGGGCGTGAGCACGCCGTGCGGATCGCGAATGTACAGCGGAACCCGGATGGCCTCCTCGTAGGCGGCTGCTCCCTTGCCGCGCAAGCCATGTGAGCCCGCGTACTCGCCATGATCGGAGGTGAAGACGACGACCGTGTTGTCGTCGATCTCTGGACGTGACGCCAGCTTGTCGAGCACCCTGCCGATCTGGGCGTCCACCTGTTGTTGCAACCACAGGTACATATCCAGACAACGGGCCCACTGACGCGCCAGGTCCGGGCCCGAGTAGGTCACTTCGCCCGTCATGATCGGCGACATGAAGTTCGCGTAGTCGATCTGCAGCTGCGGCTTGCGATGCTGCCGCAGCTCATCGGGTGTCTGGAAGTTGACGGGCACCGCATCGAACCAGTGCGGAACATCGTCCGGGAGAGGATTCTTCGGCCACCAGCAGATGTCATGGGGGTTTACCAGAGAGACGGTGGTGCACCATGGCCCCTTACCGGCCTCCGCCTCGAACCACCCTGCGAACTGGTCGACGATCCCGGGGTCCTTCTGCAGGCCCTGATTCGGCATGCCGTTCGGCGAGGGGAATGTTCCACCCGAGAAGCCGTGTGCATCAAGACCTTCAGGCGTGTTATCGCTCCAGTTGCCCAGATGCCACTTGCCCCACCACCAGGTCCGGTAGCCCTGCTGGCGCAGCATGGTGCCCCAGGTGGGGAACTGTGGAGCCAGGCTCGATTCGGTGGGCCCCTCACCGGTGAACAGGCAGCCGGTCTGGTGCGAGTACAGCCCCGTCGTCATGGCGCCCCGCGATGGGGTGCACATGTTCGACGCGGTGTAATGCGAGGCGAAAGTAACGCTGTCCCTTTGCAATCGACTCAGGTTCGGCAAGATGCTGGTGAGCTTTTGGATATCGGGGAACCACTGCGGGGCCCTCATCTGATCCACCACGATCACCAAGATGTTCGGCTTGCTCCCGTCGGATGCCGACGAGTCGCTGCGCCCCGGCTTGCGGAGCAGTTCGTATCCCCCGAGTCCGACAGCGGCGGCACCAGCCGCAATTGCCCCGGTGGTAAGTACGGTCCTGCGGTTGAGCTCGGCCATGGATCCAACGTAACCGCAATTCGGCGGCAATGAACTCAGAGGAGCTCGGCTGGTTTTGGGTACGAGCCGCTACGGTCGCGGAGGCGCCGGAGGTGAGGTCGGCGCGGCAGGAGCCGGCGACGGTGCGGGAGGCGCCTGCCCCGGTGTCGGCATCGCCGGCGGGGCGCCCACCGGAGGCGCCGGCGGCAGGGCAGGCGCTGGTGCGGGTCCTTCCCCGACAGGGGGCTGTGTGCCCATGATCTCGATCTCGCTCACCGAGACCAGTCCGTTGAAGGCGTCCTGGCGCTGGCCACTCTTGTTCACAATCGAGACGCCAGGCTCGGTGGCCTCGATGACCATCGTGACTGAATCGGTCACCACGTTCACCTTGATACTCGCCAACGCACGACTCACCGGCACCTGCTGCTTGACCGAGCTGCCGTCACCGAATTCCCAACGCACCCTGGTGATCTTGCGGTTCTGGGCAAAGCGGTCCGATCCGTCGATATCGGTCTTGGCATATCCGGGGATCAGCCCGACCGAGGTGATCAGCGTCGGGTGATCGAACTTGGCCGTGATCGACTGACCGTCCTGTTCCTTCCACTGGCACCGCCACGCGGTCAGTGGGTCGTTATCGAATGCCTTGGCGGGGTCGTAGACGTACTTGACTCCATTGCTGTCGGTACCGTCCTCGGCCTGAACGCAGTTGGTGGACACATCCACCGGCTTGACCGGGCTCGATTGCACCGGCGGTGGCGCGGTGGTGGTCATCGCGGCACTGCTGCTCGTCGTCTTCGGGTCATTCGGTGGAAGCATCCCGTGTGTCTGCTGGGTGGTGCCGTCGCCACGTACCGCCATATACCCGACGTAGCCGAGTCCGACGATCACCAGCAGGCCGGCCAGCGTCGCGAAAGCCATGATGACCCCACGATGGGACCGCGCATTGGGATCGCGCCACGGATCGGAGAACTTCACCTGTGCGGCCAGGTTGGGCGGGCACGCGGGCAACTGCGCCAGGGCCTCACGCAGATCGGGGCGCGTATGCCACAGCCGCAACAGCTGATCCTGCGGTAGCGCCGGATTGTGCGCGGCGGCGAACTCCGCGTCGTAGTCCGGCGCCGGTCCGTAGTTGTAGGGACCGGTCATGGGCGGCCATTATTCCGCACGGACCGTCGTGGGC
The nucleotide sequence above comes from Mycobacteroides saopaulense. Encoded proteins:
- a CDS encoding TfoX/Sxy family protein, producing MAYDEDLVERIREVIATTKGVTEKRMFGGLAFLVHGHMTVAARRGSGLLARCDPQDTEALVTKTHVSRMVMGGREMDGWLSIDAEGLRTKRQLEPWVKRALAYAASLPPK
- a CDS encoding glycoside hydrolase family 3 N-terminal domain-containing protein; amino-acid sequence: MRAGTVLTGLVVAALTACGGNTSEPAKESTSSTKAQAPATAAPAADLACLSTRDRLAQLLMVGVKDADDARALVRDHHVGGIFVGSWTKKEMLTDGSLHDVVTAGPIPAAVSVDEEGGRVSRLKDLIGPAPSARELATTQTPEQVQALSQERAQKMKELGITIDFAPDADVTDGDPDGAIGDRSYSGDPQKVTEYAEAAVRGYQAGGVRAVVKHFPGHGHASGDSHTNGVVTPPLEQLKDNDLVPYRSLVTSGAAVMIGHMQVPGLTGDDPSSLSPAAVDLLRKGTGYGAPAYEGVVFTDDLSSMAAITDRFPIEEAVLKSIKAGVDWALWVSTEKVGAVLDRLEAAYNAGELNGDAINASVRRVLAFKGVPACG
- a CDS encoding sulfatase-like hydrolase/transferase; translation: MAELNRRTVLTTGAIAAGAAAVGLGGYELLRKPGRSDSSASDGSKPNILVIVVDQMRAPQWFPDIQKLTSILPNLSRLQRDSVTFASHYTASNMCTPSRGAMTTGLYSHQTGCLFTGEGPTESSLAPQFPTWGTMLRQQGYRTWWWGKWHLGNWSDNTPEGLDAHGFSGGTFPSPNGMPNQGLQKDPGIVDQFAGWFEAEAGKGPWCTTVSLVNPHDICWWPKNPLPDDVPHWFDAVPVNFQTPDELRQHRKPQLQIDYANFMSPIMTGEVTYSGPDLARQWARCLDMYLWLQQQVDAQIGRVLDKLASRPEIDDNTVVVFTSDHGEYAGSHGLRGKGAAAYEEAIRVPLYIRDPHGVLTPKPGETRTQLTSSVDLAPLLLTIGSGGNGWRSDPRFSYLSARADIADIAENNAAGRKWIAHVTDDMSVEEMVTFLKDPRTRAVMGENAPTEIPTSAPSHIVAVRTAEAKLANYSYWKPGGMQIDTARPSDREFYDYSTPSGQQEIENQAGRGGKETELQALIDNEVLPEVQAPLPTFLGQAQEQGLADMQKLMAVRGG
- a CDS encoding NADase-type glycan-binding domain-containing protein translates to MTGPYNYGPAPDYDAEFAAAHNPALPQDQLLRLWHTRPDLREALAQLPACPPNLAAQVKFSDPWRDPNARSHRGVIMAFATLAGLLVIVGLGYVGYMAVRGDGTTQQTHGMLPPNDPKTTSSSAAMTTTAPPPVQSSPVKPVDVSTNCVQAEDGTDSNGVKYVYDPAKAFDNDPLTAWRCQWKEQDGQSITAKFDHPTLITSVGLIPGYAKTDIDGSDRFAQNRKITRVRWEFGDGSSVKQQVPVSRALASIKVNVVTDSVTMVIEATEPGVSIVNKSGQRQDAFNGLVSVSEIEIMGTQPPVGEGPAPAPALPPAPPVGAPPAMPTPGQAPPAPSPAPAAPTSPPAPPRP
- a CDS encoding RNA polymerase sigma factor, with product MAHDEIGRIFREEYGRTVATLIRYFSSIDLAEDAVQEAFEVAIAKWPQDGIPPNPGAWITTTARNRGIDKLRRDQRRDELSREATAFEEPQPEPREVGPVQDDRLRLIFTCCHPALSPEAQVSLTLRLLGGLTTPEIANAYLVSESTMAARITRAKKKIAAAGIPYRVPVDHDLPERLSSVLAALYLVYNEGYAASSGASLTRTDLSVEAIRLVRLLADLMPDEPEALGLLALLLLTEARRPARTDADGALVLLADQDRTRWNRAMIAEGHELVRRCLRRDAPGPYQIQAAINAVHDDASSAALTDWSQIVSLYDQLVRYTPTTVVALNRAVAVAERDGAEAGLAAIEPLRDDLDRYYPLHAARADLLARLHRDREAAEAYRKALEITDNEVFRRYLGDRLARLEPGT